The following coding sequences are from one Streptomyces angustmyceticus window:
- a CDS encoding SRPBCC family protein produces MSTLEEHIDIGAPIDTAWDCLHRAEVYPRFLDGVREARSEGEHRTHLDLDAGGRSQGVDIEITDRSMENVMRWQTTSGPDLAGTFSLLPIDREHTRVQARFEYDPGAVKDAFGGPRGFAQAAAIERGMRSDLRRLKQLVEQEG; encoded by the coding sequence ATGAGCACTCTCGAAGAACACATCGACATCGGCGCTCCCATCGATACGGCCTGGGACTGCCTGCACCGGGCGGAGGTCTATCCGCGCTTCCTGGACGGCGTGCGCGAGGCCCGTTCCGAGGGCGAGCACCGGACGCATCTGGACCTCGACGCCGGCGGCCGTAGCCAGGGCGTGGACATCGAGATCACCGACCGCAGCATGGAGAACGTCATGAGGTGGCAGACCACCAGCGGCCCCGACCTGGCGGGGACCTTCTCCCTGCTGCCCATCGACCGCGAGCACACCCGGGTCCAGGCCCGCTTCGAGTACGACCCCGGCGCCGTCAAGGACGCGTTCGGCGGGCCCCGGGGATTCGCCCAGGCCGCGGCGATCGAACGGGGCATGCGGAGCGACCTGCGGCGCTTGAAGCAGCTGGTGGAACAGGAGGGCTGA
- a CDS encoding PP2C family protein-serine/threonine phosphatase, whose protein sequence is MGREPVRRPELDHAALFAATPSACLVLDPDLVIVDVNQAYLQATGRTRDDLLGQFVFDAFPDNPADPDAEGVQNLHPSLKRVLATGEPDTMAVQRYDIPVADEPGLFEERWWSTINTPVTGADGTVAWIIHRVEDVTAFVHSRRSRQLPGGRLSEREEAMEAELYVRARALQHLNEELRRAHARERQVALTLQEAMLHSPDLARHGNIAVRYLPAIGSLNICGDWYDVVDLPGEAFAVAVGDVVGHGLEAAAVMGMLRSALSAAARSVEGPAQALKVLGLYARSVDKALATTVVQVLIDPGRREVTYSSAGHPPPVLLRADGTHTLLDRATDPPLGAHLEHEPRPEVGLPYTPGDTLVLYTDGLVERRDEDIDASLARLTDALSRYSRFSPERLADALLNRLGVSAGARDDIALVIVRL, encoded by the coding sequence ATGGGCAGGGAACCCGTGAGGAGACCGGAGCTCGATCATGCGGCGCTGTTCGCCGCGACACCGAGCGCGTGCCTGGTCCTGGACCCGGACCTGGTGATCGTGGACGTCAACCAGGCGTATCTGCAGGCCACCGGGCGGACCCGGGACGATCTGCTCGGGCAGTTCGTCTTCGACGCCTTCCCCGACAACCCCGCCGACCCCGATGCCGAGGGAGTGCAGAACCTGCACCCGTCCCTGAAGCGGGTGCTGGCCACCGGAGAGCCGGACACGATGGCCGTCCAGCGCTACGACATCCCCGTCGCCGACGAGCCGGGCCTGTTCGAGGAACGCTGGTGGTCCACCATCAACACCCCCGTCACCGGGGCGGACGGCACCGTGGCGTGGATCATCCACCGGGTGGAGGACGTGACGGCGTTCGTGCACTCCCGCCGGTCGCGGCAGTTGCCGGGCGGCCGGCTGAGCGAGCGCGAAGAGGCGATGGAGGCCGAGCTGTACGTCCGTGCGCGGGCACTGCAGCACCTGAACGAGGAACTCCGCCGGGCCCACGCCCGCGAACGACAGGTCGCCCTCACCCTCCAGGAGGCCATGCTGCACTCCCCCGACCTGGCCCGGCACGGGAACATCGCGGTGCGCTACCTCCCCGCCATCGGCTCCCTGAACATCTGCGGCGACTGGTACGACGTCGTCGATCTCCCCGGGGAGGCCTTCGCCGTCGCGGTCGGCGATGTCGTCGGCCACGGCCTGGAGGCCGCCGCCGTCATGGGGATGCTCCGCAGTGCCCTGAGCGCCGCCGCCCGTTCGGTCGAGGGCCCCGCCCAGGCGCTGAAGGTGCTGGGCCTGTACGCCCGCTCCGTCGACAAGGCCCTGGCCACCACCGTCGTGCAGGTGCTGATCGACCCCGGCCGCCGCGAGGTCACCTACAGCAGCGCCGGCCACCCGCCCCCCGTCCTGCTGCGCGCCGACGGCACCCACACGCTCCTGGACCGGGCCACCGACCCGCCCCTGGGCGCCCACCTCGAACACGAGCCCCGCCCCGAGGTCGGCCTCCCGTACACGCCCGGCGACACCCTCGTCCTCTACACCGACGGGCTCGTCGAACGCCGCGACGAGGACATCGACGCCAGCCTCGCCCGCCTCACCGACGCACTCTCCCGCTACAGCCGGTTCAGCCCCGAACGCCTCGCGGACGCCCTGCTCAACCGCCTCGGCGTCAGTGCCGGCGCGCGCGACGACATCGCCCTCGTCATCGTCCGCCTGTAG
- a CDS encoding trypsin-like serine peptidase, whose translation MKRIPWGRAAAIGACASIVLAVPVAAAPHPSPAAPHTATSPTSSRPLTGDRPAPDPGPAPATPAPGGTAKRSPGVTPDEVRKAQEAERYWTPERIRSAVPVDAVRDGEKLTGLRLGSAASGSRSLSEPSHQASAGVATVGVFLIRNDDGTPTPNQFCSASAVTSPTKSLVLTAAHCLKGDKPFRNVAFVPGYRAGASQAGQSGETPYGIFPMEQGKVWIDSRYLSSSPSDDVDFAVLRVGPNTQGQLLEDAVGRGNTLTSVPAAKLARRDITLIGYPGGQKTPLQCRNDTKAFQGRFMEINCAGYRSGVSGGPFLEGFDGRRGNLVGAIGGYKTGGPSDDISYSSQFDNDVFRLYDQAVGDAAPDTVNPLGSAGTWEHATALATGRFHSDSVRNGTSDLIVRWSDGEVSLHPGNRGYGFGKDIQLTKKNTPWKQAKVTAGEFTGNSTDDLLVRWDNGRLSLFRDVDETNKLSDEIQLKAANDTWTHAYNLTAGRFGGGNTRRDDLVVRWSDGEVTLYTNVDGKGLHAEKQLTKRNKTWPHARDVATGDFRGTTGDQDLIVAWSDGEVTVYENPAAKGLGAERRLRPAKSVWRDSSLVTVGAFGGGTRQDDLIARWPGGKVVLYGETTSTSLARERVLVPPRIS comes from the coding sequence ATGAAACGAATACCCTGGGGGCGCGCCGCCGCCATCGGCGCCTGCGCCTCGATCGTCCTCGCCGTCCCCGTTGCCGCCGCCCCGCATCCGTCGCCGGCGGCACCGCACACGGCCACCTCCCCCACCTCCTCCCGGCCGCTGACGGGCGACCGGCCGGCACCGGACCCGGGCCCCGCCCCGGCGACCCCCGCACCGGGCGGTACCGCGAAGCGCTCCCCGGGCGTGACGCCGGACGAGGTCCGCAAGGCGCAGGAGGCGGAGCGCTACTGGACGCCCGAGCGCATCCGCTCCGCCGTCCCCGTCGACGCGGTGCGCGACGGTGAGAAGCTCACGGGCCTGCGGCTGGGCTCCGCCGCGTCGGGCAGCCGTTCGCTGTCCGAGCCCAGCCACCAGGCGAGCGCCGGAGTCGCCACCGTCGGGGTGTTCCTGATCCGCAACGACGACGGGACGCCCACGCCCAACCAGTTCTGCAGCGCCAGTGCCGTGACCTCGCCGACCAAGAGCCTGGTCCTCACCGCGGCGCACTGCCTGAAGGGCGACAAGCCCTTCCGCAACGTCGCGTTCGTGCCCGGCTACCGTGCCGGGGCGTCCCAGGCCGGGCAGAGCGGGGAGACCCCGTACGGCATCTTCCCGATGGAGCAGGGCAAGGTCTGGATCGACAGCCGGTACCTGTCCTCGTCGCCCAGCGACGACGTCGACTTCGCCGTCCTGCGCGTCGGCCCCAACACGCAGGGGCAGTTGCTGGAGGACGCCGTCGGCCGCGGCAACACCCTCACGTCCGTTCCCGCCGCGAAGCTGGCCCGCCGTGACATCACGCTCATCGGCTACCCGGGTGGCCAGAAGACGCCGCTGCAGTGCAGGAACGACACCAAGGCCTTCCAGGGCCGGTTCATGGAGATCAACTGCGCCGGTTACCGCTCCGGCGTCAGCGGCGGTCCCTTCCTGGAGGGCTTCGACGGCCGCCGCGGCAACCTCGTCGGCGCCATCGGCGGCTACAAGACCGGCGGGCCCAGCGACGACATCTCCTACTCCTCGCAGTTCGACAACGACGTCTTCCGCCTCTACGACCAGGCGGTCGGTGACGCGGCGCCGGACACCGTCAACCCCCTCGGCAGCGCCGGCACCTGGGAGCACGCCACGGCCCTGGCCACCGGCCGGTTCCACAGCGACTCGGTGCGCAACGGCACCAGCGACCTGATCGTGCGCTGGTCCGACGGGGAGGTCTCGCTCCACCCCGGCAACCGCGGGTACGGCTTCGGCAAGGACATCCAGCTCACCAAGAAGAACACGCCCTGGAAGCAGGCGAAGGTCACCGCGGGCGAGTTCACCGGCAACAGCACCGACGACCTCCTCGTCCGCTGGGACAACGGCAGGCTGAGCCTGTTCAGGGACGTCGACGAGACCAACAAGCTCAGCGACGAGATCCAGCTCAAGGCCGCCAACGACACCTGGACACACGCCTACAACCTCACCGCGGGACGCTTCGGCGGCGGCAACACCCGGCGCGACGACCTCGTGGTGCGCTGGTCCGACGGCGAGGTGACCCTCTACACCAACGTCGACGGCAAGGGCCTGCACGCGGAGAAGCAGCTCACCAAGCGCAACAAGACCTGGCCGCACGCCCGGGACGTCGCCACCGGCGACTTCCGCGGCACCACCGGCGACCAGGACCTGATCGTGGCGTGGTCCGACGGCGAGGTCACCGTCTACGAGAACCCCGCCGCCAAGGGCCTCGGCGCGGAACGCCGGCTCCGGCCCGCGAAGTCCGTGTGGCGCGACAGCAGCCTCGTCACCGTCGGCGCCTTCGGCGGCGGCACGCGCCAGGACGACCTGATCGCCCGCTGGCCCGGCGGAAAGGTCGTCCTCTACGGCGAGACCACCTCCACCTCCCTGGCCCGCGAACGGGTCCTCGTTCCGCCGCGGATCAGCTGA
- a CDS encoding gas vesicle protein GvpO translates to MAEQSRTRPRPSTAARKRGRTTGNDPGAVARQGAELLQSLISQRVEGVSAVRRTDDGWCVEVDVLELARIPDTTSLLATYEVKLDEDGELLEYYRTHRYRRGAADQ, encoded by the coding sequence ATGGCAGAACAATCCCGAACGCGGCCCCGGCCGTCCACGGCTGCCCGCAAACGCGGCAGAACGACGGGCAACGATCCCGGGGCGGTGGCCCGCCAGGGCGCCGAGCTGCTGCAGAGCCTGATCAGCCAGCGCGTGGAAGGCGTTTCCGCGGTACGGCGGACCGACGACGGCTGGTGCGTCGAGGTGGATGTGCTGGAACTGGCACGCATCCCGGACACCACGAGCCTGCTCGCGACCTACGAGGTGAAGCTCGACGAGGACGGGGAGCTGCTCGAGTACTACCGCACCCACCGCTACCGCCGAGGTGCGGCCGACCAGTGA
- a CDS encoding gas vesicle structural protein GvpA, with protein sequence MPTSTYSGLSGEVIPCPPRAGTLYDVMELILDRGMVIDVFIRVSLVGIEILKIDARIVVASVDTYLRFAEACNRLDLEHDSGSVTVPELFGGQAAKSVGKHKAKKAVSSIGDTVRSVVGGGDDSDDDSEEEEAQPQRRRRSSSGRSGAASRRRRAEEE encoded by the coding sequence ATGCCCACGTCCACCTATTCGGGACTGTCCGGCGAGGTCATCCCCTGCCCGCCCCGGGCGGGAACGCTGTACGACGTGATGGAACTCATCCTGGACCGGGGGATGGTCATCGATGTGTTCATACGGGTGTCCCTGGTCGGGATCGAGATCCTCAAGATCGACGCCCGCATCGTGGTGGCCAGCGTCGATACGTACCTGCGCTTCGCGGAGGCGTGCAACCGGCTGGACCTGGAGCACGATTCGGGAAGCGTCACGGTACCCGAACTCTTCGGCGGCCAGGCCGCCAAGAGCGTCGGCAAGCACAAGGCCAAGAAGGCCGTCTCCTCCATCGGCGACACGGTCCGCTCGGTGGTGGGCGGGGGCGACGACTCGGACGACGACTCCGAGGAGGAGGAAGCGCAGCCGCAGCGGCGGCGGCGCAGCAGTTCCGGCCGGTCCGGCGCCGCGTCCCGCCGGCGGCGTGCAGAGGAGGAGTGA
- a CDS encoding GvpL/GvpF family gas vesicle protein, whose product MTEDGIYVYAIVRADHPLPSGPGGVGDPPGAVERLDEGRLAAVVSPAPPKLRARRRDLLAHQELLLALAGAGPVLPMRFGMVAADESVVRRQLSDSEERHLAALADLAGRVEINVKALPADDSLAALVQGDATIRGLRETVRRRPGYEANLRLGEAVATALSRRAAEAGREIVRALTPRARAVAAGPEVSGCQVNTSFLVDRGDSADFTAEAERLARQHRDRVVLRVAGPLPCYSFLEPRALAGRAGG is encoded by the coding sequence GTGACGGAAGACGGCATCTACGTCTACGCCATCGTCCGGGCCGACCACCCGTTGCCCTCCGGCCCGGGCGGCGTGGGGGATCCCCCGGGGGCGGTGGAGCGCCTCGACGAAGGGCGCCTCGCCGCGGTCGTGAGCCCGGCGCCGCCGAAGCTGCGCGCCCGTCGCCGTGACCTCCTGGCGCACCAGGAGCTGCTGCTGGCCCTGGCCGGCGCAGGTCCCGTCCTGCCCATGCGGTTCGGGATGGTCGCCGCGGACGAGTCGGTGGTCCGCCGGCAGCTCTCGGACTCCGAGGAGCGTCATCTGGCCGCCCTCGCGGACCTCGCGGGACGGGTCGAGATCAACGTCAAGGCGCTGCCGGCCGACGACTCGCTCGCCGCGCTCGTCCAAGGGGACGCCACCATCCGCGGCCTGCGCGAGACGGTGCGCCGGCGGCCCGGGTACGAGGCGAATCTGCGTCTCGGGGAGGCGGTGGCCACCGCGCTCTCGCGCCGGGCGGCCGAAGCGGGCCGCGAGATCGTGCGGGCGCTGACGCCCCGGGCGCGGGCGGTCGCCGCCGGCCCCGAGGTGTCCGGGTGCCAGGTCAACACCTCGTTCCTGGTGGACCGGGGCGACAGTGCCGACTTCACCGCGGAGGCGGAGCGGCTCGCCCGGCAGCACCGCGACCGCGTCGTCCTGCGGGTGGCGGGACCGCTGCCCTGCTACAGCTTCCTCGAACCGCGCGCGCTCGCCGGCCGGGCCGGAGGATGA
- a CDS encoding gas vesicle protein GvpG, protein MGLISGVLTLPLAPVRGVVWVADQLAQAADRELHDPSVIRARLAALNHEFESGHLGREAFEREEEQLLDLLYER, encoded by the coding sequence ATGGGGCTGATCAGCGGCGTGCTCACCCTGCCGCTCGCACCCGTACGGGGCGTGGTCTGGGTGGCCGACCAACTCGCCCAGGCCGCCGACCGCGAGCTGCACGACCCGTCCGTGATCCGGGCCCGGCTCGCCGCGCTGAACCATGAATTCGAATCCGGTCACCTCGGCCGGGAGGCGTTCGAGCGTGAAGAGGAGCAGCTGCTCGACCTGTTGTACGAGCGCTGA
- a CDS encoding gas vesicle protein, translating to MTDIDTRRDDPAAHGPTTSNLADILERVLDKGIVIAGDIKIDLLDIELLTIRLRLFVASVETARKAGIDWWETDPALSSTAARDELRDENRRLRERVEALESAENGGAPAARTQDTAAAGART from the coding sequence GTGACCGACATCGACACACGACGGGACGATCCTGCCGCCCACGGCCCGACCACCTCGAACCTCGCCGACATCCTCGAACGGGTCCTCGACAAGGGGATCGTCATCGCCGGCGACATCAAGATCGACCTGCTCGACATCGAACTCCTCACCATCAGGCTGCGGTTGTTCGTCGCGTCGGTGGAGACGGCCAGGAAGGCCGGCATCGACTGGTGGGAGACCGACCCCGCGCTCAGCTCCACCGCGGCCCGCGACGAGCTGCGGGACGAGAACCGCCGGCTGCGCGAGCGGGTGGAGGCACTGGAGTCCGCCGAGAACGGCGGCGCGCCCGCCGCCCGCACGCAGGACACCGCGGCGGCAGGGGCGAGGACATGA
- a CDS encoding GvpL/GvpF family gas vesicle protein yields MTEQRPDAPESATSTYVFAVCRRLDPAVLTGLAGLAEGFPVRGLRCGPLTAVVQHVPAAEFTEDAWQRRLSDRAALEHCARAHHDVVTAAAARGPAVPLPLATLYRGDERAREALGADTDRFTAVLDRIANHAEWGVKVYVPATVRPPSAPAPAAPPPGGGAGRAYLERKRGLHRAREQHHDRALRTAEDIDTALTRLATATRRLRPHSPEMTGEKHRLQILNATYLLRTERAQGLLDAVAGLRQRTGAEVEVSGPWVPYSFVGEG; encoded by the coding sequence ATGACGGAGCAGCGGCCGGACGCTCCGGAGAGCGCCACCTCGACCTACGTCTTCGCCGTGTGCCGGCGGCTCGACCCGGCCGTCCTCACGGGCCTCGCCGGCCTCGCCGAGGGCTTCCCCGTGCGCGGCCTGCGCTGCGGGCCCCTCACGGCCGTCGTCCAGCACGTGCCCGCCGCCGAGTTCACCGAGGACGCCTGGCAACGGCGCCTGTCGGACCGTGCCGCGCTGGAACACTGCGCCCGCGCCCACCACGACGTGGTGACCGCGGCCGCCGCCCGCGGCCCGGCCGTACCGCTGCCGCTGGCCACCCTCTACCGCGGGGACGAGCGCGCGCGAGAGGCCCTGGGCGCGGACACGGACCGCTTCACCGCAGTCCTGGACCGCATCGCGAACCACGCCGAATGGGGGGTGAAGGTCTACGTCCCCGCCACGGTCCGCCCGCCCTCCGCACCCGCCCCCGCGGCGCCTCCCCCGGGCGGGGGAGCGGGCCGCGCCTACCTGGAACGCAAGCGCGGCCTGCACCGGGCGCGCGAGCAGCACCATGACCGGGCGCTGCGCACCGCCGAGGACATCGATACCGCCCTGACCCGTCTGGCCACCGCGACCCGCCGGCTGCGCCCGCACAGCCCGGAGATGACGGGGGAGAAGCACCGGCTGCAGATCCTCAACGCCACCTACCTGCTGCGGACCGAGCGCGCGCAGGGACTCCTCGACGCCGTGGCGGGCCTGCGACAGCGCACCGGTGCCGAGGTGGAGGTCTCCGGCCCCTGGGTCCCGTACTCCTTCGTCGGGGAGGGGTGA
- a CDS encoding gas vesicle protein translates to MSAVQPVPWETPGPLTGPIGVPLVDLLDRVLSTGVVISGDLVIAIADVPLVRLSLHALLSSVSERVPAPWSDSGPL, encoded by the coding sequence GTGTCCGCCGTGCAGCCCGTCCCCTGGGAGACGCCGGGGCCGCTCACCGGCCCGATCGGCGTCCCGTTGGTCGACCTGCTCGACCGCGTCCTGTCCACCGGCGTCGTCATCAGCGGCGACCTGGTCATCGCCATCGCGGATGTCCCGTTGGTGCGGCTCTCCCTGCACGCGCTGCTGTCGTCGGTCAGCGAACGGGTGCCCGCGCCGTGGTCGGACTCGGGCCCGCTGTGA
- a CDS encoding gas vesicle protein K, whose protein sequence is MTERGGPREGRFDVDREQMGRDLVALVLTVVELLRQLMERQAIRRVEQGDLSDAQVEQIGETLMHLEERMTELCDQHGLRLDDLNLDLGPLGSLLPRT, encoded by the coding sequence GTGACGGAGCGCGGCGGCCCGCGCGAGGGCAGATTCGACGTCGACCGGGAGCAGATGGGCCGCGACCTGGTCGCGCTGGTGCTCACCGTGGTGGAGCTGCTGCGGCAGCTGATGGAACGGCAGGCGATCCGCCGTGTGGAGCAGGGAGATCTGAGCGACGCGCAGGTGGAGCAGATCGGGGAGACGCTGATGCACCTGGAGGAGCGGATGACGGAACTCTGCGATCAGCACGGCCTGCGGCTCGACGACCTCAACCTCGACCTCGGCCCGCTGGGGTCGCTCCTGCCGCGCACCTGA
- a CDS encoding lamin tail domain-containing protein, translating to MRPVTATALIAGALACIVATPAQAAEYHSALKVRGVQYDAPGRDSNSCSSGNTDEEYLIIKNYSSTATINLKGYVVKDATGNRFTFTAGHYLQPGDYVKLRGGHGTDSDTRNVVYRDNCNFLWNNDRDTIYLYKPSGGRSDVHSYTRSGSDPDGNGYIGYHS from the coding sequence ATGCGCCCCGTGACCGCCACCGCCCTCATCGCCGGTGCGCTGGCCTGCATCGTCGCCACCCCGGCCCAGGCCGCCGAGTACCACTCGGCGCTGAAGGTCCGCGGAGTCCAGTACGACGCGCCCGGCCGGGACTCCAACAGCTGCTCCTCCGGCAACACCGACGAGGAGTACCTGATCATCAAGAACTACTCGTCCACGGCGACCATCAACCTCAAGGGCTATGTGGTCAAGGACGCCACCGGCAACCGCTTCACCTTCACCGCCGGCCACTACCTCCAGCCCGGTGACTATGTGAAGCTCCGCGGCGGCCACGGCACGGACTCCGACACCCGCAACGTGGTCTACCGCGACAACTGCAACTTCCTGTGGAACAACGACCGCGACACGATCTACCTGTACAAGCCCTCCGGCGGCCGCTCGGACGTCCACTCCTACACCAGGAGCGGTTCCGACCCCGACGGCAACGGTTACATCGGCTACCACTCCTGA
- a CDS encoding maleylpyruvate isomerase N-terminal domain-containing protein, translating to MDLFSRSWTALRAAVAALRDKDFAQPSGCTGWLVRDLACHLVIDAQDVLITLATPAGTEPTVDAVTYWHVADRPPTGADPLDALTVRLAAAYEDPRLLQFHLDDVGSAAGRAAALADPGARVSTRDEVLTVGDYLTAYVLEWTLHHLDLTASLPDAAKPPTEGLARSRALLERIAGAAFPASFTDEDALLVGTGRRTPTAGEQAELGDLAAKLPLFLG from the coding sequence GTGGACCTCTTCTCACGCTCCTGGACGGCGCTGCGCGCCGCGGTCGCCGCGCTCCGGGACAAGGACTTCGCGCAGCCGTCCGGCTGCACCGGCTGGCTCGTGCGGGACCTCGCGTGCCACCTGGTCATCGACGCCCAGGACGTCCTGATCACCCTCGCCACCCCCGCCGGCACGGAACCGACCGTGGACGCGGTGACCTACTGGCACGTCGCGGACCGGCCGCCTACCGGTGCGGACCCGCTCGACGCGCTGACCGTCCGGCTGGCCGCCGCGTACGAGGATCCGCGTCTGCTCCAGTTCCACCTCGACGACGTCGGCTCCGCCGCCGGCCGCGCCGCCGCGCTCGCCGACCCCGGCGCCCGGGTGAGCACCCGCGACGAGGTCCTCACCGTCGGCGACTACCTCACCGCGTACGTCCTGGAGTGGACGCTGCACCACCTCGACCTGACCGCCTCCCTCCCGGACGCGGCGAAACCGCCCACGGAGGGCCTCGCCCGGTCCCGCGCACTGCTGGAGCGGATCGCCGGGGCCGCGTTCCCCGCGTCGTTCACCGACGAGGACGCCCTCCTCGTCGGCACCGGCCGCCGGACGCCGACCGCCGGCGAGCAGGCCGAACTCGGCGACCTGGCCGCGAAACTGCCCCTCTTCCTCGGCTGA
- a CDS encoding VOC family protein, producing the protein MARDVQITFDCADPAGLAAFWAEALGYRLQDPPAGFDSWEQALAAMGVPPERRNDASAVVDPDGSGPRLFFQRVPEGKQAKNRAHLDVRAAPGLDGDARMAALEAAAERLVARGATRLGRHEPAPPLGAGHLVMADPEGNEFCLD; encoded by the coding sequence ATGGCCCGCGACGTCCAGATCACCTTCGACTGTGCCGACCCGGCGGGGCTGGCCGCGTTCTGGGCCGAGGCCCTCGGCTACCGGTTGCAGGACCCGCCCGCGGGCTTCGACTCCTGGGAGCAGGCCCTGGCGGCGATGGGGGTGCCGCCCGAGCGGCGCAACGACGCCTCGGCGGTGGTCGACCCGGACGGCTCCGGGCCGCGGCTGTTCTTCCAGCGGGTGCCGGAGGGCAAGCAGGCCAAGAACCGTGCGCACCTCGATGTGCGGGCCGCCCCCGGCCTCGACGGCGACGCCCGGATGGCGGCCCTGGAGGCGGCGGCCGAACGGCTCGTCGCGCGCGGCGCGACCCGGCTCGGCCGCCACGAGCCGGCTCCCCCGCTCGGTGCCGGTCACCTCGTCATGGCGGACCCCGAGGGCAACGAGTTCTGCCTCGACTGA
- a CDS encoding DinB family protein: MTDQNWNPLLRDQLAWHWTHQLRPRLDGLTDAEYFWEPVPDCWNVRPRGTGSAPVRAGSGAMTIDFAMPEPDPAPFTTIAWRLGHVIVGVLAMRNAAHFGRTPTDYRSFAYAGTAGAALAQLDAEYATWLAGVESLGETGLARPCGAAEGPYAEWPLAALVLHIHRELIHHLSEVCLLRDLHRHTRPQTRQEAS; this comes from the coding sequence ATGACCGACCAGAACTGGAACCCCCTGCTCCGCGACCAGCTCGCCTGGCACTGGACCCATCAGCTGCGCCCCCGCCTCGACGGACTCACCGATGCCGAGTACTTCTGGGAGCCGGTTCCCGACTGCTGGAACGTACGCCCGCGCGGCACCGGCAGCGCGCCGGTGCGGGCCGGGTCCGGCGCGATGACCATCGACTTCGCGATGCCGGAGCCCGACCCGGCGCCGTTCACCACCATCGCCTGGCGCCTCGGGCACGTGATCGTCGGCGTGCTCGCGATGCGCAACGCCGCGCACTTCGGCCGTACGCCCACCGACTACCGGTCGTTCGCGTACGCCGGGACCGCGGGCGCGGCGCTGGCCCAGCTCGACGCGGAGTACGCCACTTGGCTGGCCGGGGTCGAGTCCCTCGGCGAAACCGGTCTCGCCCGCCCGTGCGGGGCGGCGGAGGGGCCGTACGCCGAGTGGCCACTGGCGGCGTTGGTGCTGCACATCCACCGTGAGCTGATCCACCATCTGTCCGAGGTGTGCCTGCTGCGCGACCTCCACCGGCACACCCGCCCGCAGACCCGACAGGAGGCGAGCTGA
- a CDS encoding helix-turn-helix transcriptional regulator yields MTVEATTERVLRLLALLQRRPSWTAAELAAELDVTDRSVRRDVERLRAVGYPVHATAGVGGGYQLGAGTRLPPLLLDDEEAIATAVSLRLASGGTVAGTGEAALRALAKLDQVMPPRLRAEVRAVHAATETLVDPGVEIDAELLVTLARACRDAVRVRFRYTARDGAERERTVEPVRMVATDRRWYLMARDVDRDDWRTFRLDRMREVVATTWRFRPREHPDPVAYVQRSVTEAPYRYLARVRLHARPDQVRELVPPQVGRVEEARDGWCVLIAGGNDLDWLAVHVARLGFEAEVLEPPELREAAARLARRVAAMAGED; encoded by the coding sequence GTGACCGTCGAAGCAACCACCGAGCGGGTGCTGCGGCTGCTGGCACTGCTGCAGCGCCGGCCGTCCTGGACCGCCGCCGAACTCGCCGCCGAGCTGGACGTCACCGACCGCTCGGTGCGCCGCGACGTCGAGCGGCTGCGCGCGGTCGGCTACCCCGTCCACGCGACGGCGGGCGTCGGCGGCGGCTACCAGCTCGGCGCCGGCACCCGGCTGCCGCCGCTGCTCCTCGACGACGAGGAGGCGATCGCGACCGCGGTGTCGCTGCGGCTGGCGTCCGGCGGCACGGTGGCAGGGACGGGCGAGGCGGCACTGCGCGCGCTCGCCAAGCTCGACCAGGTGATGCCGCCCCGGCTGCGCGCCGAGGTGCGGGCGGTGCACGCCGCCACCGAGACCCTCGTCGACCCCGGCGTCGAGATCGACGCGGAGCTGCTGGTGACGCTCGCGCGGGCCTGCCGTGACGCCGTGCGGGTGCGGTTCCGCTACACCGCCCGCGACGGCGCGGAGCGCGAGCGCACCGTCGAGCCGGTGCGGATGGTCGCCACCGACCGCCGCTGGTACCTGATGGCCCGGGACGTCGACCGCGACGACTGGCGCACCTTCCGGCTGGACCGGATGCGCGAGGTGGTGGCGACGACCTGGCGCTTCCGCCCGAGGGAGCACCCGGACCCGGTTGCCTACGTGCAGCGGTCGGTGACCGAGGCGCCGTACCGGTATCTCGCCCGGGTGCGGCTGCACGCACGCCCCGACCAGGTGCGGGAACTGGTGCCGCCCCAGGTGGGACGCGTCGAGGAAGCGCGCGACGGATGGTGCGTGCTCATCGCGGGCGGGAACGACCTGGACTGGCTCGCCGTGCACGTGGCCCGGCTGGGCTTCGAGGCGGAGGTGCTGGAGCCGCCGGAGCTGCGGGAGGCCGCCGCCCGGCTCGCCCGCCGCGTCGCGGCGATGGCCGGTGAGGACTGA